The following proteins are encoded in a genomic region of Dyadobacter sp. UC 10:
- a CDS encoding head GIN domain-containing protein: protein MKKVFVFHIAAILLTAMSVAHAQESKKFAVSNFNRLAMGSAFKVEVKQGSGFNVTATGRSEDLNDMEAHVSGGELKLGYKGNGWNKNRKTVNVSITMPNLQGVDFSGACAANVAGFSGVKTMEIEVSGASKVNMDLKATKVTMELSGASSLVLNGSCDVLDGEVSGASSFKGRDFQTKEVNIDASGASSAAVYASNAVHAEASGASSVRYSGGAKDIHSSTSGASSVKRGE, encoded by the coding sequence ATGAAAAAGGTATTTGTTTTCCATATCGCGGCGATTTTGCTGACGGCCATGTCAGTTGCCCATGCACAGGAATCTAAAAAATTCGCTGTTTCAAATTTCAATAGGCTCGCCATGGGCAGCGCATTCAAGGTAGAAGTGAAGCAGGGCAGCGGGTTTAATGTAACTGCAACCGGCCGCAGCGAGGATCTTAACGACATGGAGGCACACGTTTCGGGCGGAGAGCTGAAACTGGGCTATAAAGGCAACGGTTGGAACAAAAACCGCAAGACGGTCAATGTGAGCATCACCATGCCCAATTTGCAGGGGGTTGATTTTTCAGGAGCATGTGCCGCCAATGTTGCGGGCTTTTCCGGGGTTAAAACCATGGAAATAGAAGTGAGCGGCGCTTCAAAAGTGAATATGGATTTGAAGGCGACGAAAGTGACTATGGAATTGTCCGGTGCATCTTCCCTCGTTTTGAACGGAAGCTGTGATGTTCTGGACGGAGAAGTTTCAGGCGCATCGTCATTCAAAGGCAGAGATTTTCAAACTAAGGAAGTAAATATAGATGCATCCGGTGCGAGCAGTGCGGCAGTTTACGCAAGCAATGCTGTACATGCAGAGGCCTCGGGCGCTAGTAGTGTGCGTTATTCGGGAGGTGCTAAGGATATTCATTCCAGTACCTCGGGTGCGAGTTCGGTGAAGCGGGGGGAGTAG